One region of Aminobacterium colombiense DSM 12261 genomic DNA includes:
- a CDS encoding DUF1850 domain-containing protein has protein sequence MRKRVLASLFFSGAVVILYFLFFSPVLVLSVKNYKTDQILYRQKILAGYSFATCIRHSVHLTPVYEFYRVDGSGSILVVETRLQDLGWGVPSTCDQTVHFENGYMVIQGLNIPLDLVPFRISYIAEPRLLLDGGRREIDLKLYFDDMERMDVLVEKISYFQYLRRGESDVFQEKKTGRAYS, from the coding sequence ATGAGAAAGAGGGTTTTAGCAAGTCTCTTTTTTTCAGGTGCAGTAGTGATTTTGTATTTTCTCTTCTTCTCTCCCGTACTTGTTTTGAGTGTAAAAAATTACAAAACAGATCAGATATTGTATCGACAGAAAATACTGGCTGGTTATTCCTTCGCCACCTGTATTCGGCATTCAGTTCATTTGACACCTGTATATGAATTTTACAGGGTTGACGGGAGCGGCAGCATACTGGTGGTGGAAACAAGGCTTCAGGATCTGGGATGGGGTGTTCCTTCCACATGTGACCAGACGGTTCATTTTGAAAATGGTTATATGGTTATTCAAGGGCTCAATATACCTCTGGATCTAGTTCCTTTCAGGATTAGCTATATAGCTGAACCACGCCTGCTTTTAGATGGCGGCCGGCGGGAAATTGATTTGAAGCTATATTTTGACGATATGGAGCGCATGGACGTATTGGTCGAAAAAATATCGTATTTTCAGTACTTAAGACGAGGTGAGTCCGATGTTTTTCAAGAGAAAAAAACAGGAAGAGCTTACTCCTGA
- a CDS encoding metallophosphoesterase family protein, with the protein MGLQRDFAFLHCADLHLDSPFRGVRSYSPAIAGMLQDAVFKSFERVVDLALRERVDFVLLSGDLYDSADRSLSAQLALRRQLLRLSQAGIFVYMVHGNHDPLSGDRAKLSLPERVFQFKGEVEVRPLYGKNNALIGHIAGYSYPTGDERGNVAIQMAKALESRKGFNVALLHCNVGGMEGHENYAPCSIEDLRDSSVDYWALGHIHRPMILSCENPLVVYPGTIQGRSVRETGPRGCYLVTVSAQGFISPIFYPTDKIRWWEETLDISSVEEEQVLMDALENLRGKYRKEAEGRGIMLRVTLTGNTSLYRRLGRDEFMETLIRELNREEEALSDFVWIEAIQNKTCPDYAIENLRKTQTFVGDFLREMDTVRSQIHDNETLFALMDEGLGNGKWRRGDLEPYLQTLEREDIAQILEKAAIKGLDGLLKGENDPCVS; encoded by the coding sequence ATGGGCCTTCAGCGGGATTTTGCGTTTCTTCACTGTGCAGACCTGCACCTGGACAGTCCCTTTCGGGGGGTACGTTCTTATTCGCCGGCAATTGCGGGCATGCTGCAGGATGCGGTCTTTAAATCCTTTGAAAGAGTAGTTGACCTGGCACTGCGGGAGCGAGTGGATTTTGTGCTCCTTTCCGGAGATCTGTATGATAGCGCTGATAGAAGCCTCAGTGCCCAACTTGCCCTTAGGCGGCAGCTTCTTCGTTTAAGCCAGGCTGGAATATTCGTGTATATGGTTCATGGGAACCATGACCCCCTTTCTGGAGATCGGGCAAAATTAAGTCTCCCAGAGAGGGTTTTCCAATTTAAGGGTGAGGTAGAGGTCCGTCCCTTATACGGAAAAAATAATGCCCTTATCGGCCACATAGCAGGATATAGTTACCCCACTGGGGATGAAAGGGGCAATGTCGCCATTCAAATGGCAAAAGCCCTTGAAAGCAGGAAGGGATTTAATGTCGCCCTTCTTCACTGCAATGTAGGGGGCATGGAGGGCCACGAGAATTATGCCCCATGTTCTATTGAAGATCTTCGGGATTCTTCTGTGGATTACTGGGCTTTGGGGCATATCCATCGCCCCATGATTCTATCATGTGAAAATCCACTAGTGGTCTACCCGGGAACAATTCAGGGGAGGAGTGTAAGGGAAACGGGCCCTCGCGGATGCTACCTTGTGACGGTATCGGCACAGGGCTTCATCTCTCCGATTTTCTATCCTACAGATAAAATTCGCTGGTGGGAAGAAACCCTTGATATTTCCTCTGTGGAGGAAGAGCAGGTTCTCATGGATGCCCTCGAAAACCTTAGGGGAAAATACCGTAAGGAAGCGGAGGGCAGGGGCATTATGCTTCGTGTGACATTGACGGGAAATACGAGTCTTTACAGGCGATTAGGCCGGGATGAATTCATGGAAACCTTGATAAGGGAACTCAATAGGGAGGAAGAGGCCTTGTCCGACTTTGTATGGATTGAGGCCATCCAGAATAAAACCTGTCCTGATTATGCCATAGAAAACCTTCGGAAGACCCAGACCTTTGTGGGGGACTTTCTCAGAGAGATGGATACCGTCCGATCTCAGATACACGACAATGAAACACTTTTTGCACTTATGGATGAGGGCTTGGGGAATGGGAAATGGAGGCGCGGCGACCTGGAGCCCTACCTGCAAACCCTGGAAAGGGAAGACATTGCTCAAATTCTTGAAAAAGCCGCTATAAAGGGATTGGACGGGCTGCTTAAGGGGGAGAATGACCCATGCGTTTCATAG
- a CDS encoding SLC13 family permease: protein MMTTIFLGKGLVYIIFILVYLGMIVGRFPSLALDRTGIVLLGTIILLIASPFPPEILFQAVDISTVMLLFGFMIISAQLRLGGFYTIITQRAANLEGPPQKLLAVVIIVSSALSALLSNDIICLAMTPVLGEICIKKGLNPLPFLLSLACAANIGSALTLIGNPQNMLIGQSLLLPFGPYMLFALIPVVVSLFVLWGIVCFLYRQHWHETLPLPQKVNLPFLGWQTAKGILVLSVVVVLFLFAPLPRDMVALGAAAILLTSRTMASRKALNLVDWQLIVLFIGLFIINGAFAKSGGLAAIEKGLHMAGISLQHGSWLFWISAILSNVVSNVPAVMLLLPLSKIPLAGPILALSSTFAGNLIVVGSIANIIVINGARDLGLAISWRDHARIGIPVTLTSLLISWIWIFAGGPLW from the coding sequence ATGATGACAACAATATTTCTAGGAAAGGGACTTGTTTATATTATTTTCATTCTCGTCTATCTTGGCATGATCGTCGGACGATTTCCATCATTGGCTCTCGACCGAACCGGCATCGTGCTGCTTGGAACCATTATATTGCTTATTGCAAGTCCTTTCCCCCCAGAGATCCTTTTCCAGGCTGTGGATATCTCCACAGTAATGCTTCTTTTTGGCTTTATGATTATTTCCGCTCAATTACGGCTAGGGGGATTTTATACAATAATAACCCAAAGGGCAGCAAACCTCGAAGGTCCCCCTCAAAAGCTTTTGGCCGTGGTTATTATCGTCTCAAGCGCTCTTTCCGCCCTTCTTTCCAATGACATCATATGCCTTGCCATGACCCCTGTCTTAGGAGAAATCTGCATCAAGAAGGGACTAAATCCTCTTCCTTTCTTACTCTCCCTGGCCTGTGCCGCAAATATAGGATCGGCATTGACCCTTATCGGCAATCCTCAAAACATGCTTATCGGTCAAAGCCTTCTTCTTCCCTTTGGACCCTATATGCTTTTCGCCCTCATACCAGTGGTTGTATCTCTTTTTGTTCTCTGGGGCATAGTCTGTTTCCTGTATAGACAACATTGGCATGAAACCCTTCCTCTGCCGCAGAAGGTAAACCTTCCTTTCCTGGGCTGGCAGACTGCAAAGGGGATTCTTGTTCTGTCTGTTGTGGTCGTCCTTTTTCTTTTCGCCCCTCTGCCCCGTGACATGGTAGCGCTAGGTGCCGCGGCTATTCTGTTAACAAGCCGTACCATGGCCTCTCGCAAGGCCCTTAACCTTGTAGACTGGCAACTGATCGTTCTGTTCATAGGTCTCTTTATTATAAACGGTGCTTTCGCAAAAAGTGGAGGACTCGCAGCCATAGAAAAAGGCCTGCACATGGCAGGGATCTCTCTCCAGCACGGAAGCTGGCTTTTCTGGATATCGGCCATCCTTTCTAATGTGGTTTCTAATGTTCCCGCCGTCATGCTGCTTCTTCCGCTCTCAAAGATCCCCCTGGCAGGACCGATCCTGGCATTAAGCAGCACCTTCGCAGGAAATCTCATCGTCGTAGGGAGTATCGCCAACATTATTGTGATCAATGGGGCCAGGGATCTGGGACTCGCTATTTCATGGAGGGACCACGCTCGTATTGGCATACCTGTTACTTTAACATCTCTTCTTATTTCATGGATTTGGATTTTTGCTGGAGGGCCCCTATGGTAA
- a CDS encoding TAXI family TRAP transporter solute-binding subunit, with protein sequence MRKYARGFVVFLTLVLVLGISVSAMAVERYSFATGGTAGTYYPIGSAIASIITKYVPGIEVTAESTGASVANLKMIREGKVELMMGASNTSFGGYSGQPPFENEPVENIRGIACLYPEIFQFVVLKGSNLKTAKDLAGKKVAVGAPGSGTERTAKMVLEAHGLDYDKFSPQFLNFGEAITALKDRLIDCAVIGSGIPTSAVVDASTTLDIQLLTLDADIMNEFLKERSYLAMINIPAGTYRGVDEDVAAVASPALFVAREDLPEDTIYQITKAFFDHLDVVADSHVQGKMISFETALSAMSIPLHAGAAKYYEEKGVDVSKWVVK encoded by the coding sequence ATGCGAAAATATGCAAGAGGTTTTGTGGTTTTTCTAACACTAGTACTGGTTTTAGGGATTTCTGTATCAGCTATGGCGGTAGAGCGCTACTCTTTCGCTACAGGAGGAACAGCGGGGACGTATTATCCTATCGGTTCGGCAATCGCATCTATCATCACAAAATACGTGCCTGGCATCGAGGTTACAGCAGAGTCAACCGGCGCTTCCGTGGCGAATCTGAAAATGATCCGCGAAGGCAAGGTAGAGCTTATGATGGGTGCTTCAAACACCAGTTTTGGAGGATACAGCGGCCAGCCCCCATTTGAAAATGAGCCCGTGGAGAATATTCGAGGTATTGCCTGTCTTTATCCTGAAATTTTCCAGTTTGTCGTATTAAAGGGGTCTAATCTGAAAACCGCCAAGGATCTTGCCGGCAAGAAGGTTGCTGTTGGGGCTCCTGGAAGCGGAACAGAACGGACGGCAAAAATGGTTCTTGAGGCTCACGGACTGGATTACGATAAATTCTCTCCTCAGTTCCTCAACTTTGGCGAAGCCATTACAGCCCTGAAAGACCGCCTTATCGATTGTGCGGTAATAGGCTCAGGCATTCCCACATCAGCGGTTGTTGATGCTTCTACAACCCTTGACATCCAGCTTCTTACCCTTGATGCAGACATAATGAATGAATTTTTGAAAGAGCGCTCCTATCTCGCAATGATCAATATCCCTGCAGGAACGTACCGCGGTGTTGATGAAGATGTAGCGGCTGTAGCAAGCCCCGCACTGTTTGTCGCTCGCGAAGACCTTCCTGAAGACACTATCTATCAGATAACAAAGGCTTTCTTCGACCATCTTGATGTCGTTGCAGACTCTCACGTTCAGGGTAAAATGATCAGTTTTGAAACTGCGCTAAGCGCTATGTCTATTCCTCTTCATGCCGGTGCCGCAAAATATTATGAAGAAAAAGGCGTAGATGTAAGCAAGTGGGTTGTTAAATAA
- a CDS encoding MurR/RpiR family transcriptional regulator, whose protein sequence is MHNRKQDVSIEKKSSEKDLFEHMRETSLKLPSQQKNVCDYILAHYQQAAFMKVEEVALATKTSNATVIRTAGSLGFKSYTEMKEEIQHVLTSTTPPPLDRLRKNIAGDSGLNVLDHVIKENIQSLQTLYSQHLAESFPRAIQILQNASRIYILGLRSTRGLAVYLHALLHQLFKDIYLADGSGSDNLFDELYDMTEDDVFIALMAGSPHYTKRTINAVKYVRSRSIPVILITNNLSNVAAPLASAVLLAPQNTNHYSTVTLLTIIDALVFQLGQLKADDARPKLEQLGGLLVKNDISV, encoded by the coding sequence ATGCACAATAGAAAACAGGATGTTTCTATTGAAAAAAAAAGCAGTGAAAAAGACCTCTTTGAACATATGAGAGAAACGAGCCTTAAGTTGCCCTCACAACAAAAAAACGTTTGCGATTATATCCTCGCCCATTACCAACAGGCAGCCTTTATGAAAGTGGAAGAAGTAGCCCTGGCCACAAAAACAAGTAATGCCACTGTGATACGGACTGCGGGAAGCCTCGGTTTTAAAAGCTATACGGAGATGAAAGAAGAGATTCAGCATGTTCTTACCTCTACAACTCCTCCTCCTCTCGATCGTTTGCGGAAAAACATAGCTGGAGACTCCGGTTTAAACGTTCTCGATCACGTTATTAAAGAAAATATTCAAAGCTTACAGACACTCTACAGTCAGCATTTGGCCGAAAGTTTTCCTCGAGCAATCCAAATCCTTCAAAATGCTTCCAGAATCTACATTCTGGGACTTCGTTCAACTCGGGGGCTCGCAGTGTACCTTCACGCCCTTTTGCACCAACTGTTTAAAGATATTTATCTTGCCGACGGTTCCGGATCAGACAATCTTTTTGATGAACTTTATGACATGACTGAAGATGACGTATTTATCGCCTTAATGGCCGGGAGTCCCCACTATACGAAACGAACTATCAATGCCGTAAAATATGTCCGCAGCCGCTCAATACCCGTTATATTGATAACTAACAATCTTTCGAATGTCGCGGCACCGCTGGCTTCTGCCGTACTACTCGCCCCGCAGAACACGAATCACTACTCTACAGTAACGCTCCTAACCATTATCGATGCCCTGGTATTCCAGCTGGGACAGCTTAAAGCAGACGACGCAAGGCCTAAACTTGAGCAATTAGGCGGCCTTTTAGTAAAAAATGATATTTCCGTATAG
- a CDS encoding ATP-binding protein, with translation MRFIEFKIRSFGLLENMEGHFPAGLSLILGDNESGKTTLMSFLRYSLFGCPDGRSSRNLYAPPHGGKQKGSLIIESLKGERFSLVMNGRNSTFSGARNGTSLEDLLGYVDREMYERIFSVGLEDMQKIRPLNDRGIQSRFFSAGAGLGTASLPTFLASLSNQEKALYRIQGGARSSAEINVFLKKIQETKEQIKLLQQQKDEYLQKKEELEKTGHQIESARKNLEAIRYDLSLMEWVEKARSPWVEMTEAQRKLEEIGEVLFFPDEGLLRFKKIHEEEGARERELEELVFQCRNLDKQLQAFHIPSIQKVLEQKGAIRALAQNRNRIEKEEEIIQNLSLDILSMKQRLDREVREIHQSWTIDDLESLDLSFGVSQKAGDLEKQKEDFRNQHVIRNETCEQARKARDEARSLLKTRKEHVEKMERNVSPLSVQTLREKCGSLRQFFTRWHQIQNQIKENEMNLDLFRQKKELQWGGAAAGTLGLAFLGAGYRTGDIFFLKTGITAIAASLGFIIVDFFQKRKFFNEKEELLCRLRKNLVETEEELSHTVEGLAIECPKDYLELEKAEMYIDDCIDGIREYDQALQSQRDAEEELGRRQRKLEDCESSLNSIKKLLDQTDAEWKSFVEEKGFSASLKVEHWTEFESLVKQLRGRLAQIRDMEKQLSSSQEYISAKEEEIHSLFRSLSLGPWSKLSLVSPIDILTSRLEEAEEQWNQITMIQREKKRNEEIYERAHKAWNESRTLKKELFEQAKVHDEPSFLELGERWQRCNDLKKIIENHRLSLLAIAGGNENLTKVLEELPKRTPAESQILIGESKEQEQLLSQQLEELNEERGHLKTRIDELEKDKELSALFLEREKLEEELRLALKEWLAVVACRCVLEQTRQKHEQERQPEVFKKAGDFLELMTEGRYSLISTASEEGGFSVELEEKSGFLRKKEDVWSSGLADQVYLSIRLALAELYGKRMEPLPLILDDVFVRFDERRQIGAARVVLDVASRGQILLFSCRRDIEDVFLEARDGMAHKFSTYEMKNGKIFSVQP, from the coding sequence ATGCGTTTCATAGAGTTCAAAATCCGTAGTTTTGGTCTCCTCGAGAACATGGAAGGACATTTTCCTGCAGGTCTGTCTCTTATCCTTGGAGATAACGAGAGCGGTAAGACAACCCTGATGAGCTTTTTGCGATATAGCCTCTTTGGGTGCCCTGACGGACGTTCCAGCCGTAATCTATATGCCCCTCCCCACGGAGGAAAGCAAAAGGGAAGTTTAATTATTGAATCCCTCAAGGGCGAACGGTTTAGCCTGGTCATGAACGGCAGAAACTCAACTTTTTCAGGTGCGCGGAATGGAACAAGCCTTGAGGATCTTCTGGGATATGTGGATCGGGAAATGTATGAGCGTATCTTCTCCGTAGGTCTCGAGGATATGCAAAAGATACGTCCTCTCAATGATCGAGGAATACAAAGTCGTTTTTTTTCTGCAGGCGCCGGACTGGGTACAGCATCTCTTCCCACATTCCTTGCTTCCCTTTCCAATCAGGAAAAGGCCCTTTACAGAATTCAGGGCGGGGCCAGGTCATCTGCGGAGATCAATGTTTTCCTAAAAAAAATACAGGAGACAAAAGAACAAATAAAACTTCTCCAGCAACAAAAAGACGAGTATCTGCAAAAGAAAGAAGAATTGGAAAAGACAGGTCATCAGATAGAATCGGCGCGAAAAAACTTAGAAGCCATCCGTTACGATCTTTCCTTGATGGAATGGGTTGAAAAGGCCAGGTCTCCCTGGGTGGAAATGACGGAAGCACAGAGAAAGCTTGAAGAGATTGGTGAAGTTCTCTTTTTCCCAGACGAAGGTCTTCTGCGATTCAAAAAAATTCATGAGGAAGAAGGGGCTAGAGAAAGAGAACTTGAGGAACTGGTCTTCCAATGCCGAAACTTAGACAAGCAGCTTCAGGCCTTCCATATTCCCTCTATTCAGAAGGTCCTTGAACAGAAAGGCGCCATTCGGGCACTGGCTCAGAATCGAAATCGCATCGAAAAAGAAGAAGAAATCATTCAGAATCTCAGTTTAGATATTCTGTCGATGAAACAGCGTCTTGACCGTGAGGTACGGGAAATCCATCAGTCATGGACTATTGATGACCTGGAATCCCTTGATTTGTCTTTTGGCGTTTCCCAAAAAGCAGGGGATTTAGAAAAGCAGAAAGAAGATTTTCGCAATCAGCATGTCATACGTAATGAAACTTGCGAGCAGGCCCGAAAAGCCAGAGACGAAGCAAGGTCCCTGCTTAAAACACGAAAAGAGCATGTTGAGAAGATGGAACGAAATGTCTCCCCACTGTCAGTTCAGACATTGAGAGAGAAGTGCGGATCGTTACGCCAATTCTTCACCCGTTGGCATCAGATTCAAAATCAGATAAAAGAAAATGAAATGAATCTTGACCTTTTCCGGCAGAAAAAAGAGTTGCAGTGGGGAGGGGCAGCAGCAGGAACTTTAGGTTTAGCTTTTCTTGGAGCGGGCTACAGGACAGGAGACATATTCTTTTTGAAGACAGGGATAACAGCCATAGCTGCAAGCTTAGGTTTTATAATCGTGGATTTTTTCCAGAAAAGGAAGTTCTTCAATGAAAAAGAAGAGCTTCTTTGCCGCCTAAGAAAAAATCTTGTAGAAACAGAGGAAGAGCTTAGCCATACAGTGGAAGGCCTGGCGATAGAGTGCCCGAAGGATTATCTTGAGCTGGAGAAAGCAGAAATGTATATCGATGACTGTATTGACGGTATTCGTGAGTACGACCAGGCTCTTCAGTCCCAAAGGGATGCGGAGGAAGAACTGGGTCGCCGCCAAAGGAAACTCGAAGATTGCGAAAGCTCCCTCAACAGTATAAAAAAGCTTTTAGATCAAACTGATGCAGAGTGGAAAAGCTTTGTAGAGGAGAAAGGATTCTCCGCTTCATTGAAAGTAGAACATTGGACAGAATTTGAAAGCCTGGTCAAACAGCTTCGCGGCCGGCTTGCTCAGATAAGGGATATGGAAAAGCAGCTCTCCTCTTCTCAGGAGTATATATCAGCTAAGGAGGAGGAAATCCATTCTCTTTTCCGCTCACTGTCTTTAGGTCCATGGAGCAAGCTTAGTCTCGTCTCTCCTATCGATATTCTCACATCCCGCCTTGAAGAAGCAGAGGAGCAGTGGAACCAGATAACCATGATCCAACGAGAGAAAAAACGGAACGAGGAGATATACGAAAGAGCCCATAAGGCATGGAATGAAAGCAGAACGCTAAAAAAGGAATTGTTTGAGCAGGCGAAGGTTCACGATGAGCCGTCTTTTTTAGAGCTGGGTGAGAGATGGCAGCGCTGTAACGACCTGAAAAAGATCATTGAAAACCACAGGCTCTCTCTTCTTGCCATAGCTGGCGGAAACGAGAATCTCACAAAAGTTTTGGAGGAGCTCCCTAAAAGAACACCAGCAGAGTCGCAAATCCTCATAGGTGAGAGTAAAGAGCAGGAGCAGCTTCTTTCCCAGCAACTGGAGGAGCTGAATGAAGAGCGCGGTCATTTGAAAACCCGCATTGATGAACTGGAAAAAGACAAGGAATTAAGCGCATTGTTTTTAGAACGGGAGAAGCTGGAAGAAGAGCTTAGGCTCGCTCTTAAAGAATGGCTCGCCGTGGTGGCATGCCGCTGCGTTCTCGAGCAGACCCGTCAAAAACATGAACAGGAGCGACAGCCTGAAGTCTTTAAAAAGGCGGGGGATTTCCTTGAACTTATGACAGAAGGACGGTACTCCCTTATCTCTACAGCATCGGAAGAAGGGGGGTTTTCAGTAGAGCTTGAAGAAAAGTCGGGATTCCTTCGCAAAAAGGAAGATGTCTGGAGCAGCGGCCTCGCTGACCAGGTATATCTTTCTATCCGTCTGGCCCTGGCAGAGCTTTATGGAAAGAGAATGGAGCCCCTTCCCCTCATACTCGATGATGTTTTTGTTCGCTTTGATGAGAGGCGCCAGATTGGGGCGGCCAGGGTTGTTCTTGATGTAGCGTCAAGAGGGCAGATCCTCCTCTTCTCGTGCAGAAGGGATATAGAAGATGTGTTCCTCGAGGCAAGGGATGGCATGGCGCATAAATTTTCAACATATGAGATGAAAAACGGCAAAATTTTTTCTGTCCAACCGTGA